The DNA segment AGCACTCACCCCACTGCCGACCGCACATATTTCACCAGCCACCTCCAATCCAGGAATATCGGAAGCCCCTGGTGGCGGTGGGTACAAGCCTTTTCGCTGCATAATATCNGGCCGATTTATCCCTGCTGCTGAAACCCGGATCAGCACCTCACCTGCATTTGGGTTGGGCAGNTCNCGTTCTGCTAAAACGAGTGCATCTGGCCCCCCAAAGTCCGAAATCTTAATAACCTTCATGATTTNTGGGAGGCTTCCAAGCCCGTCTATAGGCATAATACCATCCCCTCCCTTGCAACCACAGCATTTCCCATGACATCACACACCTGTTGTTCAATTAGATCCATATCATTGTCATCGTGTTCGGGATTATGATGGAACACAATGAATTGCTTTACACCGGCTCGCTTCGCAACTTTAACGCCTTCTTCCCACGTAGAGTGTCCCCAACCGACCCTATTTTTATAATCATCTGGCGTGTATGTGGAATCGTAGATTAATATGTCCGCCTTTTCGGCCAAACCTACAATATTTTCGTCGATATGATCCGGGAAGTGCTCAGTATCAGTTACGTAGCAGACGGATTTACCCTTATAATTGATACGATAGCCTGTCGCTCCATTAGGATGGTTAAGAGCCACTGTTTGCACCTCAACGCCATCGACTGGCCTCAAAGCATCACCCGCAACAAAATCGTGGAATGTTATTGCCGCCTTTAAGTCACCTAACTGTATTGGCCAAAGAGGATCCATCATCAAGCCATCAAAAACCTGCCGGACTGGACGACCCGGAGAAAGATGCCCCCCCCAGATGTTTAAGTTAGTATTTTCCCGAAACAAGGGTTGGAAAAAAGGGAATCCGCACACATGATCCAAATGGGTATGGGTCAAAAATAAATGCGCTTTCAACGGTTCCCCCTGTCCTAAACTGTCTGCTAGTTCTCTCAGTCCGGTGCCGGCATCCAATATTAATAGCTCTTGGCCACACCTAACNTCGACGCATGATGTGTTTCCCCCATATCGTACCGTTTTAGGACCCGGACACGCGATGCTTCCCCTCACCCCCCAAAATTTCAATCTTAGGCNATTCTCCGCACCCATTTGATTACTTTTGCGCATATTAGGCCCTACCAAAAAGTTCTATCGAAGTACTCGAAAATTTATCTAAAAAGTAGAANTTCAAAAGATAAGCATTTTCGGACAAGGCCGTAGATAATTCTTGTGTAGCCTCCTGGCAAGCAAATACTGGCCCACTTGGGGCGAGTTGGCAGCGATAGGAGTATAACTTGAGTAAAATATAATCTATTTAGGGAAATTGACGCGGAAATCGTGTTGCCTCCGAAGAATAGCACTATTAATAATACGATATAGTTGGTTGCTGGGGCTAGCGTTACTATAGGTTCCTGCTAGATAATTACTGTCAAATGGACATTGGGTAATGGACGCAGATTATGCCGATATTTTTATCGAGGAAATTCAAAAGCGAAAACATGTAATTTTTCCAGAGCAGAAAGACATGTTTAACGACGTCCTATATCGTGCTGTGCACAACTGTATCAAAATACTAAATAACAGCGACGCTTTATACCACGATACCGAACACACAATACTAGTAACCCTTTGCGGCCAAGACATCTTCGTTGGACGAAAGATAGTTAAAAACGACGTAAATATAGATGACTGGATACACTATAGTATATCGTTACTCTTTCACGACATTGGCTATTCCAGAGGAATCTTAAGGGGCGATAACGATTCTAGACAAGTGATAGATTTTAATGGGGAGTCCATCCAGATACCCCCTAACGCAACTGATGCCTTCCTTACTCCTTACCATGTTGAAAGATCGCAAATTTTTCTGAATGAGGCTGAGTGGACAGGGGATTTGGATACACAGTTGATTTGTGATTTCATCAAAAACACTGAATTTCCTATCCCTAAAGATAGAATCCATGGGATAAACGACACCAAAAATAGAGAACTGACAAACTTGGTTTCCTCTGCTGATTTAATAGGCCAACTAGGTGACCCTGGATATTATCGTAAAATTCCTGCTTTGTTTTATGAATTTGAGGAGACTGGAGCTAATAGCAAGCTTGGCTACGACAACCCCATGGACTTAAAAAAGTCATACCCTTCGTTTTTCTACAACTATGTACAACCCCACATTGCACAAGCGAGCGAGTATCTATCTTTAACGGCTAGTGGTAGACAGTGGAACTCAAACTTGAATTTTCATGTTTTCTTTGAGGAGCATAGGGCAATCCTCTCCAACCAAGGGTTGGAATTATTAAATGTGATCAGCGAAAAGTTAAAAGTAGAACAAGATTTTGAATCTTCCCTGAGATTTATCCTAAGCCGGATCTGTGCTTTCCAGAAATGGCCAGTCGGCCACGCTTATGTGAGACCTGAAAACATAGATGATGAGGCCTGCATGGAACCCACTAGGGTTTGGCACCTGGAAAGCTCTTCCGCAGCTCTGGATACATTTGTTTCCGTCACATCAAGAACCATTTTTAAAAATGGTGAAGGGCTCCCGGGCAGAGTTTCGGTTTCTGGTCGGGCGGAGTGGGTGGAGGATGTGACTATAGATCCCAATTTTCCAAGAGCGAAGCTAGCACAAGATATTGGAGTAAAGGGCGCCTTTGCCTTTCCAGTCTCGGACAAACTTGGCGTTCGCTATGTCCTCGAATTTTTTAGCCTCGAGGTTGAAGAACCCGATATCCCGACCTTATCATTCATGTCACAACTCGGTTACGAAATGTCCAANTATTTGTGAGGTGGTAGCATGTTCAAATTTGCCTCTGTAGAGACTGATATCTTTTTTGAGCACCTCAGCACACTGTGCGATAGCCACTTCCGAGATGATCCTCTACTGGAACATCAAATAAAATCAATGGCAGCACTGGCGT comes from the Rhodospirillaceae bacterium genome and includes:
- a CDS encoding MBL fold metallo-hydrolase, translating into MGAENXLRLKFWGVRGSIACPGPKTVRYGGNTSCVXVRCGQELLILDAGTGLRELADSLGQGEPLKAHLFLTHTHLDHVCGFPFFQPLFRENTNLNIWGGHLSPGRPVRQVFDGLMMDPLWPIQLGDLKAAITFHDFVAGDALRPVDGVEVQTVALNHPNGATGYRINYKGKSVCYVTDTEHFPDHIDENIVGLAEKADILIYDSTYTPDDYKNRVGWGHSTWEEGVKVAKRAGVKQFIVFHHNPEHDDNDMDLIEQQVCDVMGNAVVAREGMVLCL